One Helianthus annuus cultivar XRQ/B chromosome 7, HanXRQr2.0-SUNRISE, whole genome shotgun sequence genomic region harbors:
- the LOC110866808 gene encoding uncharacterized protein DDB_G0271670-like yields MNNDNGNSQKPENLFGSSGSSSSAIPTTASANGVFSFGVSTNNSAIIINGTSSSPSIFASSFSFQSFGTNTNNVSSSSSSTVLSSTTTTTAVSSTFATSVSASAFSFGQAAFTAVTQAVPFKFGSGTSETPSSASAGSLFSSSAPSFGLTSVATSSGGSTSSSTTTMFSSGSSATPSFGLSSTVASSETKSGGSGFGSTLSFGVNSTVASSETKSGSSNAGASTGSSLFSFSSKLSSPAPVGNSTPVFGTSPPSNTDQMSMEDSMADDSNQTPSPAPAFGQASSGTPPGFMFGSVTPTTVQPPGFLFGAQMQPQAQAPSQSPFPATQFSAGGRFSLGSGGGDKSNRRVVRVKRQTRRK; encoded by the exons ATGAATAATGATAATGGCAACAGTCAGAAGCCGGAAAATTTGTTTGGTAGTTCAGGATCTTCGTCCTCTGCTATCCCGACAACTGCATCAGCAAATGGTGTATTTTCATTTGGTGTCTCAACGAATAATTCCGCTATTATTATTAACGGGACTTCTTCAAGTCCATCAATTTTTGCTTCTTCGTTTTCTTTTCAATCTTTCGGAACCAACACAAACAATGTTTCCAGTAGTAGCTCATCCACTGTTCTTTCTTCTACCACCACTACTACAGCTGTTAGCAGTACTTTTGCGACATCTGTGTCTGCATCCGCATTTAGTTTTGG GCAGGCTGCATTTACTGCCGTTACACAGGCGGTCCCATTCAAGTTTGGCTCAGGGACTAGCGAGACACCATCATCCGCTTCAGCGGGGTCTCTTTTTAGTTCTTCAGCTCCTAGTTTTGGTCTTACTTCTGTCGCCACCTCATCTGGCGGCTCGACCAGTAGTTCCACCACCACCATGTTCAGTTCTGGCTCCAGTGCAACACCAAGTTTTGGACTTAGCTCTACTGTCGCCTCATCGGAGACCAAATCTGGTGGCTCTGGTTTCGGTTCAACACTGAGTTTTGGAGTTAACTCTACTGTTGCTTCGTCAGAGACCAAATCTGGATCATCTAACGCAGGTGCTTCAACGGGATCATCCTTGTTCTCATTTTCTTCAAAACTGTCTTCTCCTGCTCCAGTCGGAAACTCGACTCCTGTTTTCGGAACTTCGCCCCCTAGTAACACTGATCAAATGAGCATGGAAGACAGTATGGCCGATGACTCCAACCAAACACCAAGTCCAGCGCCTGCTTTCGGTCAAGCTTCCAGCGGCACACCACCGGGTTTCATGTTTGGTTCCGTCACGCCGACAACGGTTCAGCCACCTGGTTTCTTGTTCGGTGCGCAGATGCAACCACAAGCGCAAGCACCGTCTCAGAGTCCTTTTCCGGCAACACAGTTTAGTGCGGGAGGAAGGTTCTCGTTAGGTAGCGGTGGAGGGGACAAGTCTAATAGAAGGGTTGTTAGAGTTAAAAGACAGACCAGGAGGAAATGA